In the Geobacter sp. FeAm09 genome, one interval contains:
- a CDS encoding cupin domain-containing protein: MRKIWSVVVLGLCVLATSGMALAAETAASGKVVVNDGGEYGKYVIQKLQDPNLGSPEFKAMYKKFSNRILWLDGKVVKGAGIQMNTAWYFAVPAKDPVFEEHVHDYDEVVGFYGSNPDDPYDLGGEIEVSINGEKHLINRTTMLYIPAGVKHMPLSIKKVNRPIFHFSIVANKEYGSGGAYK, encoded by the coding sequence ATGAGAAAGATTTGGTCCGTCGTTGTTCTTGGCCTGTGTGTTCTTGCGACATCGGGGATGGCATTGGCTGCGGAGACCGCGGCAAGCGGCAAGGTGGTGGTCAATGACGGCGGCGAGTACGGCAAGTACGTCATCCAGAAACTGCAGGACCCCAATCTCGGTTCGCCGGAATTCAAGGCGATGTACAAGAAGTTTTCCAACCGCATCCTCTGGCTCGACGGCAAGGTGGTCAAAGGAGCCGGCATCCAGATGAATACCGCATGGTATTTCGCCGTGCCCGCCAAGGACCCGGTCTTTGAGGAGCATGTCCACGATTACGACGAAGTCGTCGGCTTTTACGGCAGCAACCCGGACGACCCCTATGATCTCGGCGGCGAGATCGAGGTGAGCATCAATGGCGAGAAGCATCTGATCAACCGCACGACCATGCTCTACATCCCTGCCGGTGTAAAGCACATGCCGCTCAGCATCAAAAAGGTCAACCGTCCCATCTTCCACTTCTCCATCGTGGCAAACAAGGAATACGGCAGCGGCGGAGCCTACAAGTAA
- a CDS encoding adenine phosphoribosyltransferase, whose protein sequence is MDELKSIIRDVPDFPKKGIVFKDITTLLQDAKSYHRMIDLLSHHYIGKRVDKVIGVEARGFIIGSALAYKLGAGIVLVRKPGKLPSETFSKTYALEYGTDTLEIHKDAIKPGERVLIADDLLATGGTMAAVVDLVQSMGGELVDCCFMAELEFLEGRKKLPEGKVFSLLRF, encoded by the coding sequence ATGGACGAGTTAAAGAGCATCATTCGCGACGTCCCCGACTTTCCCAAGAAGGGGATCGTCTTCAAGGATATCACCACCCTGTTGCAGGACGCCAAGTCCTACCACCGCATGATCGACCTTTTGTCCCACCACTACATCGGCAAGCGCGTGGACAAGGTCATCGGCGTGGAGGCCCGCGGCTTCATCATCGGCTCGGCCCTGGCCTACAAACTGGGAGCCGGCATCGTGCTGGTGCGCAAGCCGGGCAAACTCCCCTCGGAGACCTTCAGCAAGACCTACGCCCTGGAATACGGCACCGACACCTTGGAGATCCACAAGGACGCGATCAAGCCGGGCGAGCGCGTCCTGATCGCCGACGACCTGTTGGCCACCGGCGGCACCATGGCCGCGGTGGTGGACCTGGTGCAGAGCATGGGCGGAGAATTGGTGGACTGCTGTTTCATGGCCGAACTGGAGTTTCTGGAGGGGCGCAAAAAACTGCCCGAGGGGAAGGTTTTCTCGCTGCTCAGGTTCTAA
- a CDS encoding RNA polymerase sigma factor RpoD/SigA — protein MQRDHLLDTESSTFIEKEPLADAAMALDDVDEPLEFTDDDTAAEEEEVEEKLPPEELESFDDAIKIYLRDIQRTPLLSAEAEKTLARSIEKGDKAARDKMIESNLRLVVKIAKRYINRGLPFLDLIEEGNLGLIKAVERFNLAKECRFSTYATWWIRQAIERSLVNQSRTIRLPVHVSDDINRMLKVTRALSQSLQREPSVQEVADAMKVKVAYTRRLMTLLRRTCSMETPIGDGNDFFLIDTIEDNSLVSPSDLLENVNRFELISRLFEDLSENEQKILTLRFGLDDKEPQTLDTIGQSFGVTRERIRQIEAKCLEKLRKLSES, from the coding sequence ATGCAACGTGACCACCTTCTGGATACGGAGAGCAGCACCTTCATTGAAAAAGAACCCCTGGCCGATGCGGCCATGGCCCTGGACGACGTGGACGAGCCGCTGGAATTCACGGACGACGACACGGCCGCCGAGGAGGAAGAGGTCGAGGAAAAGCTCCCCCCGGAAGAACTGGAGAGCTTCGACGACGCCATCAAGATCTACCTGCGGGACATCCAGCGCACCCCCCTGCTCTCCGCCGAGGCGGAGAAGACGCTGGCCCGCAGCATCGAAAAGGGGGACAAGGCCGCCCGGGACAAGATGATCGAATCCAACCTGCGGCTGGTGGTCAAGATCGCCAAGCGCTACATCAACCGCGGCCTCCCCTTCCTGGACCTGATCGAAGAGGGGAACCTGGGGTTGATCAAGGCGGTGGAACGGTTCAACCTGGCCAAGGAGTGCCGCTTCTCCACCTATGCCACCTGGTGGATCCGCCAGGCCATCGAGCGCTCCCTGGTCAACCAGTCCCGGACCATCCGCCTGCCGGTGCACGTCTCCGACGACATCAACCGCATGCTCAAGGTCACCCGCGCCCTCTCCCAAAGCCTGCAGCGGGAGCCCTCCGTACAGGAGGTGGCCGACGCCATGAAGGTCAAGGTGGCCTACACCCGCCGGCTCATGACCCTGCTGCGGCGCACCTGCTCCATGGAAACCCCCATCGGGGACGGCAACGACTTCTTCCTCATCGACACCATCGAGGACAACTCCCTGGTGTCGCCGTCGGACCTCCTGGAGAACGTCAACCGCTTCGAGCTGATCTCCCGCCTCTTCGAGGACCTGAGCGAGAACGAGCAGAAGATCCTGACCCTGCGCTTCGGCCTGGACGACAAGGAGCCCCAGACCCTGGACACCATCGGCCAGAGCTTCGGCGTCACCCGGGAGCGCATCCGCCAGATCGAGGCCAAGTGCCTGGAAAAACTGCGCAAGCTTTCGGAGAGCTGA
- a CDS encoding protein-L-isoaspartate(D-aspartate) O-methyltransferase: protein MNYDIARKRMVQDQIIARGVDDRRVIDAMLKIPRHIFVQEAFAAQAYSDTPLPIGEKQTISQPFMVALMTQLLALTGREKVLEIGTGSGYQTAILATLADRVCTAERIRPLALRARKCLDSLGLFNVKLKINDTDDSPVGWEEEAPFDAIMVTAGAPDVPCVLTDQLAVGGRLVIPVGNESEQRLLRIVKEPDGTMVTESSVGCRFVPLIGRQGWQIERT from the coding sequence ATGAACTACGATATCGCCAGAAAACGGATGGTGCAGGACCAGATCATCGCGCGCGGCGTCGACGACCGCCGGGTCATCGACGCCATGCTCAAGATCCCGCGCCACATCTTCGTCCAGGAGGCCTTCGCCGCCCAGGCCTACAGCGACACCCCCCTCCCCATCGGCGAGAAGCAGACCATATCCCAGCCCTTCATGGTGGCCCTGATGACCCAGCTTCTGGCCCTGACCGGCAGGGAGAAGGTGCTGGAGATCGGGACCGGCTCCGGCTACCAGACCGCCATCCTGGCAACCCTGGCCGACCGGGTCTGCACCGCCGAGCGCATCCGCCCCCTGGCCCTGCGGGCCAGGAAATGCCTGGACTCCCTCGGACTTTTCAACGTCAAACTGAAGATCAACGACACGGACGACAGCCCCGTCGGCTGGGAGGAAGAGGCCCCCTTCGACGCCATCATGGTGACGGCCGGGGCGCCCGACGTGCCGTGCGTGCTCACCGACCAACTGGCCGTGGGGGGCAGGCTGGTGATCCCGGTGGGGAATGAGAGCGAGCAACGCCTGCTCAGGATCGTGAAGGAGCCGGACGGAACCATGGTGACCGAGTCATCGGTCGGTTGCCGGTTCGTCCCCCTGATCGGACGACAAGGATGGCAGATAGAGCGCACGTAA
- the surE gene encoding 5'/3'-nucleotidase SurE, giving the protein MNIMVTNDDGINAPGILALAAALGELGTVTVVAPDRERSAVGHSLTLHAPLRVFELRPGFYAVDGTPTDCVNMGIHSLLPHRPDLVVSGINHGANLGDDVTYSGTVAAAMEANLMGIPAIAVSLNTTERRGHFDAAARVALGIARQVLANGLPADTFLNVNIPDCPAEKLQPTLITRQGKRSFVGTIIDKTDPRGRKYYWIGSVTPAFNDEEGTDFHAVNRDHVSITPLHLDLTNYESMKALSQWPL; this is encoded by the coding sequence ATGAACATCATGGTCACCAACGACGACGGCATCAACGCCCCCGGCATCCTCGCCCTGGCTGCGGCCCTGGGCGAACTGGGCACCGTGACGGTCGTCGCCCCGGATCGGGAACGGAGCGCCGTCGGCCACTCCCTGACCCTGCACGCGCCGTTGCGGGTCTTCGAACTGCGCCCGGGGTTCTACGCCGTGGATGGCACCCCCACCGACTGTGTCAACATGGGCATCCACAGCCTGCTCCCGCACCGCCCCGACCTGGTGGTATCCGGCATCAATCACGGCGCCAACCTGGGGGACGACGTGACCTATTCGGGTACGGTGGCGGCCGCCATGGAGGCCAACCTCATGGGCATCCCGGCCATCGCCGTTTCCCTGAACACCACGGAACGCCGGGGACATTTCGACGCCGCCGCCCGAGTGGCCCTAGGCATCGCCCGCCAGGTGCTGGCCAACGGCCTGCCGGCCGACACCTTTCTCAACGTCAACATACCCGACTGCCCGGCCGAAAAGCTGCAGCCCACCCTCATCACCCGCCAGGGCAAACGCTCCTTTGTGGGCACGATCATCGACAAGACCGACCCCCGGGGGCGGAAATACTACTGGATCGGCAGCGTGACGCCGGCATTCAACGACGAAGAGGGAACCGACTTTCACGCCGTCAACCGCGACCACGTCTCCATCACGCCGCTCCATCTGGACCTGACCAACTACGAATCCATGAAGGCTCTTTCCCAATGGCCCCTGTGA